The Caulifigura coniformis genome includes a region encoding these proteins:
- a CDS encoding YceI family protein translates to MKKILLRTVVALGLGSSVLPVSSVDAAETAATPVAVKSGKAAIAPENTRLQFVCAHRREKPDPRTGTFNKFSGEAAVDPETKSLKSLTLEIDTNSISTEFGKLTAHLKGPDFFDTREHPKASFKSTKITAGTKPGEYNITGDLTLHGVTKPIKAPATVALTDKGLALTSSFAIDRSEFGMNFGAEQIENTVSMTFVIGEKNKTLAEN, encoded by the coding sequence ATGAAGAAAATCCTTCTGCGCACCGTCGTCGCCCTGGGCCTTGGATCATCCGTCCTTCCCGTTTCGTCCGTCGATGCGGCCGAGACGGCGGCGACACCTGTCGCCGTGAAGTCGGGAAAGGCCGCGATTGCTCCCGAAAACACCCGGTTGCAGTTCGTGTGTGCCCACCGCCGCGAGAAGCCCGACCCGCGCACCGGAACCTTCAACAAGTTCTCGGGCGAAGCGGCGGTCGATCCGGAGACGAAGTCGCTCAAATCGCTCACGCTCGAGATCGATACGAACTCGATCTCCACTGAGTTCGGCAAGTTGACCGCTCACCTCAAGGGGCCCGACTTCTTCGACACCCGCGAGCATCCGAAGGCCAGCTTCAAAAGCACGAAGATCACTGCGGGGACAAAGCCGGGCGAATACAACATCACCGGAGACCTGACGCTCCACGGCGTGACCAAACCGATCAAGGCGCCGGCCACGGTGGCCCTCACCGACAAGGGCCTCGCCCTGACGTCGAGCTTCGCCATCGATCGCTCGGAATTCGGCATGAACTTCGGCGCCGAGCAGATCGAGAACACGGTCTCCATGACGTTCGTCATCGGAGAAAAGAACAAGACGCTGGCCGAGAATTGA